Genomic DNA from Mycobacterium stomatepiae:
TCGGTATGGTCATACCGAAATGCTGTTCGACCAGTGGGGATCCATGGCAGCAATTCGATCTCGCTCGTGCACAAGGGTTTTCGATGCGGGTTTGCCCATCGTTCGTTATGGCGATCTCACCGACGCTGATGCGGCCCACCGTGTCATCGCCGCGGCTCGTGCCCAGGCTCCGATCGCCATCGGTTCCTATGGCCCCGAGGTACTGAGCTATGAGCTCGTCCGCACGGTGCTCCGCGACGACCGGTTCGCTACTGCCAAGGGTCTTGGACTCGACGCTCAAGGGATTACCTCGGGCCCTTTGTGGGAGAGGGCGAATACCAACATCCTCAGTCTCGACGGCGCCGAGCATCATCGGTTGCGCCGCTTGGTATCCAAGGCGTTCGGGCCCCGGGGTGCCGAGCGGTTGCGCTTGCCGATCGTCGACGTCATCAGCGGTCTGGTCGAATCGGTCGCCGCGCTGGGACACTGCGATGTTGTCTCCGACGTCACGCGTGGCTATCCGACGCCGGTCGTCTGCGCGCTGCTGGGCGCGCCACCGGAGGACTGGCAGCTGTTCTCCGATTGGACCGACGAGATCACGAAAATCTTCGAGTGGAATGTCGCCGAGGACGGGCCGGCGATCTTGGCGGCATGGGATGAACTCGACGCGTATCTCGAGGACTTGATCGCACGGCGGTCCACATCACTGGCCGACGATCTGATCTCCGATCTGATTCGCGCCGAGGTCGAAGGCGACCGTCTCACCCACGGCGAGATCATCAAGCTGTGCGGCAGCCTGCTGCGCGCCGGGACCGACACCACCCGCAACCAATTGGCCGCCGCGGTCCAGGCTTTAGCGGATCGCCCCGATCAGTGGGCGCTGCACGCTCGGCATCCCGAATTGGCCGGCATTGCGGTGCATGAGCTGATGCGTTATTTCCCAATCAATTTCAGCGTTGTCCGCCGGGCTGCTGAGGACGTCGTGCTGGACGGGGTGCTGATTCCCGCAGGCACGCTGGTATTCGCCAACACCGCCGCGGCCAACCGCGATCCGGACGTCTACCGCGACCCGCACCGGCTCGACATCACTCGGCAGGACCCGCCGGCCATGCTCACCTTCGGTGGCGGCGTGCACTACTGCCTCGGCGCTCACCTCGCGCGACTCGAACTGACCGAGGCGCTGCGGGTGATCACCCAACGCATGGCCAACCCGCGCCGCAGCGGCCCCGCGCGGTGGAACGCGATCAGGGGGATCACCGGTCCGACCACCCTGCCGGTGGAGTTCGACGTTCGTCAGTAGCGGGCCAGCACGGGAAGCCGGCTGACGAGCCAGTCCGTCAATGTGTTGACGACCTCGACTCCGGTTTCAAAGCCGCCGTCGCGGACCTCGGCCGCCAATGCCACACCCCATTCCCCTGAAGGCGTGGGCAGGATCCCGAATTGCCGCACCAGGTATTCGCCGTCCGTGCCCGGACCCCAACCGCCTTTGGCCGCGGAGCCATTGGCGGCCAGACCCCACCGATGATCGGGCGTGAGGTCGGCCATTAGGTCGATCACGTCCGACGCGCCGGAGATCGACGGCAATTCCGCGGCGAACCGCGCTTGCCGCTGCAGAGTCCACCGCGTCTGGCCAAATGCGGTGAAACCACGCCGAAGCCGCCGCGATTCGACCACCGTCGCGGTGTCCCCACCCTCGGCAACGACGCCCTGGACCTGGCGCGCCGCGTCGCCCGGTTCGCCCAGCAGCGACCACAACTGTTCGGATGCGCGATTGTCGGATTCGGTGATGGCCTTGACGGCCAGTTCTTTCGCATTCAGCTAATCGCTGCGCAACGCCGCGATCGCCAGGGGCACTTTGATCGTCGACCAGGCGACGCCCGACCACCACCGGCCCAGTGAATAGGTCCGGTCCGGGCGGGCGATCGCTACGCCAATGTTGGCCGGTACCACGTCGGAAAGCTGTTCAAAGCTCGCTTCCAGCGCAAGCTCCAGGGGCCGCGACGTCATCGGGCTACCGGGGTATCGGCCATACCCGATCATGACAGTCGATACCTTCGGCCGCCAACTGGCGCTTGAGCACCTTGAATGTCACTGTCCGCGGGAGCTCCGCGCTGATCCTGACGTACGACGGCCATTGCTTGGGCCCGAGGTCCGGCTGCTCGGCCAGGAATGCCCGAAATTTCTCGGCATCGAACTGGCTGCCCTGTGTCATCACCAATGCGGCCATCACCTGGTCGCCGACCACGGGGTCCGGGACCGGGTACACGGCGACCTCCGCCACGTCGGGGTGACGCAACAGCACCCGTTCGATCGGGGCGGCGCCGAGGTTCTCGCCGTCGACTCGCATCCAATCGCCAAGCCGCCCAGCGAAGTATGCGTATCCGTCCTCGTCGCGATAGGCGAGGTCTCCACTGTGGTAGACCCCGCCGGCCATTCGCTCGGCCTCGGCGGCCGCGTCGTTGTAGTAACCCTCGAAACGACCTGGCCCGCTGGTGTTTACCAGCTCGCCAACGATTCCTACCGCGCAGGGCCGGCCGGTCTCGGGGTCGACGATGTCCAGCCCTTCGGTCAGCGGCCCCAGCGCGCCCGGCGGTGTATCGGGGGTGCGGGCGATCGCGACCCCGCCTTCGGTCGAGCCGAATCCGTCCTGGACGGCGCAGCCGAAGCGGCGGCCGAACCGCTCGATGTCGGCGGGAACCCCCTCGTTGCCGTAGACCGCCCGCAGCGGGTTGTCCGCGTCGTCGGGTTGCTCCGGCGTGGCCAGCACATAGGACAGCGGCTTGCCCACGTAGTTCGCGTAGGTCGCGCCGTAGCGACGCACATCCGGCAAGAACCCGGACGCAGAGAATTTGCGCCGCAACGTCATTGATCCCTGGCACGCCGCCGCCACCGCCCAGCCGACCAGAACCGCGTTGGAATGAAACAACGGCATCGATATGTAGCAGACGTCGTCGTGACCGAGGTCGAACCGCTGAGACATCGTCGTCCCGGCGATCGCGACCTTGCCGTGACTGCACTTCACCGCCTTCGGCTCGCCGCTGGTACCCGACGTGAAGATCAGCATGAAAAGGTCTTCGGCCGACGCGGACTGGAAACTCAACTCGGCGGTGCGATGTGCGTCGACCTCGGCGGCCCATTGCGCCGAATCGACGTTGAGGTGATCGATATCGTCAAGTGTTGCAGCGGATTTCGAGTCGGCCAGGACGAGCTGGCAGTCGGCTCGGCTGATGTCGCGAGCCAGTGCTTCGCCGCGGCGCACCGGGTTGAGGCCGACGGGCACAATTCCCGACATCCCGGCCGCCGCCAACATCGCGGAGAAGAACGGGGTGTTTTCCAGCAGCACGCCGACATGCGGTGGCCGGTTCGGGTCGAGACGTTCGCGCATTGTGGCGGCGATCGCGGCCCCGTGCTGCAAGTGATCGCGCCAGCTGGTGAACGACTCCTCGAAGTAGACGCCTCGATCTTCGACCTCGGCCAGCGGCACCAGCAGTTTGGTGACCGTCGGGTCGGTCGGAATCACGAAGCTAGGCAGGAGTTTCAGCCAGTTCGCGGCCGATCTTGCGCAGCTGGCCGGTGGCACCGCCGAGCGCGAATTCGGCCTCCTTGGCCGCCAGGAAGTAACGGTGTGCCGGGTGATCGGTGTCGACACCGACGCCCCCGTGCACGTGCACGATGGTGTGCGCGACCCGATGGCCGGCGTCAGCTGCCCAGAACGCCGCACTGGCCACGTCCATCTCGGCGGGGATGTCTTCGGAGACCTTCCACGCCGCCTGGGTGAGCGTCAACCGCAGCCCCTTGACGTCGATGTAGCCGTCGGCGAGCCGCTGCGACACCGCTTGGAAGCTGCCAATCGGGCGGTCGAATTGTTCACGCTCGCGGGCGTATTCGGCCGTCATCTGCAGACCGCGATCGAGCACCCCGAGCTGGTATGCGGCACGGCCCAGCGTTCCGAGCGTGCCGAGCCAGGCGACGACTTCACTTCCGCCGACCTTGCGCCCATCGTCGGTCGCGACGCCGTCGAGCGCCAGCTGCCCGACACTGTTCTTCCCGGTCGTCGTCAGGGTGGTCACGCTGACACCGGAGTCTTCGGCGCTGACCAGGAAAACAGCTGTGCCGGAATCGGTTTCGGCGGGAACCAGGAACGCGTCCGCGACGGGGCCAAAGAAGACCTGCGTGCGG
This window encodes:
- a CDS encoding acyl-CoA dehydrogenase family protein, whose protein sequence is MDFTTTEAANDLGGLVTTIVDSVCTPEHQRELDGLEQRFDRGLWQKLVDADILTSASASALGGDGFGALEQVAILVALGRQLAAVPYLESVMLGAGVLARFGSEELQQNWGVPAVKGEKILAVALDGEMGEGPVQATRAGDGYKLTGTRTQVFFGPVADAFLVPAETDSGTAVFLVSAEDSGVSVTTLTTTGKNSVGQLALDGVATDDGRKVGGSEVVAWLGTLGTLGRAAYQLGVLDRGLQMTAEYAREREQFDRPIGSFQAVSQRLADGYIDVKGLRLTLTQAAWKVSEDIPAEMDVASAAFWAADAGHRVAHTIVHVHGGVGVDTDHPAHRYFLAAKEAEFALGGATGQLRKIGRELAETPA
- a CDS encoding cytochrome P450, with product MAAIRSRSCTRVFDAGLPIVRYGDLTDADAAHRVIAAARAQAPIAIGSYGPEVLSYELVRTVLRDDRFATAKGLGLDAQGITSGPLWERANTNILSLDGAEHHRLRRLVSKAFGPRGAERLRLPIVDVISGLVESVAALGHCDVVSDVTRGYPTPVVCALLGAPPEDWQLFSDWTDEITKIFEWNVAEDGPAILAAWDELDAYLEDLIARRSTSLADDLISDLIRAEVEGDRLTHGEIIKLCGSLLRAGTDTTRNQLAAAVQALADRPDQWALHARHPELAGIAVHELMRYFPINFSVVRRAAEDVVLDGVLIPAGTLVFANTAAANRDPDVYRDPHRLDITRQDPPAMLTFGGGVHYCLGAHLARLELTEALRVITQRMANPRRSGPARWNAIRGITGPTTLPVEFDVRQ
- the fadD17 gene encoding long-chain-fatty-acid--CoA ligase FadD17; its protein translation is MIPTDPTVTKLLVPLAEVEDRGVYFEESFTSWRDHLQHGAAIAATMRERLDPNRPPHVGVLLENTPFFSAMLAAAGMSGIVPVGLNPVRRGEALARDISRADCQLVLADSKSAATLDDIDHLNVDSAQWAAEVDAHRTAELSFQSASAEDLFMLIFTSGTSGEPKAVKCSHGKVAIAGTTMSQRFDLGHDDVCYISMPLFHSNAVLVGWAVAAACQGSMTLRRKFSASGFLPDVRRYGATYANYVGKPLSYVLATPEQPDDADNPLRAVYGNEGVPADIERFGRRFGCAVQDGFGSTEGGVAIARTPDTPPGALGPLTEGLDIVDPETGRPCAVGIVGELVNTSGPGRFEGYYNDAAAEAERMAGGVYHSGDLAYRDEDGYAYFAGRLGDWMRVDGENLGAAPIERVLLRHPDVAEVAVYPVPDPVVGDQVMAALVMTQGSQFDAEKFRAFLAEQPDLGPKQWPSYVRISAELPRTVTFKVLKRQLAAEGIDCHDRVWPIPR